Proteins encoded in a region of the Cytobacillus pseudoceanisediminis genome:
- the qcrB gene encoding menaquinol-cytochrome c reductase cytochrome b subunit, whose product MLNKIYDWVDERLDITPIWRDIADHEVPEHVNPAHHFSAFVYCFGGLTFFVTVIQILSGMFLTMYYVPDIKNAWESVYYLQNHVAFGQIVRGMHHWGASLVIVMMFLHTLRVFFQGAYKKPRELNWIVGVLIFFIMLALGLTGYLLPWDMKALFATKVTIQIVESTPLIGEYLKILIAGHSDIVGAQTITRFFAIHVFFLPAALFGLMAAHFIMIRKQGISGPL is encoded by the coding sequence TTGTTAAACAAAATTTATGATTGGGTAGATGAACGTTTAGATATTACGCCGATCTGGCGGGATATTGCTGACCACGAAGTTCCAGAGCATGTAAACCCTGCACATCATTTCTCTGCATTCGTTTACTGTTTTGGCGGTCTGACGTTTTTTGTAACTGTAATTCAGATTTTATCCGGTATGTTCCTGACAATGTATTATGTTCCGGATATTAAAAATGCATGGGAATCCGTGTATTATCTTCAGAACCATGTTGCATTTGGACAGATTGTCCGCGGAATGCACCACTGGGGAGCAAGTTTGGTAATCGTAATGATGTTCCTACATACGTTACGTGTTTTCTTCCAGGGAGCTTATAAGAAGCCCCGTGAATTAAACTGGATTGTCGGAGTGCTCATTTTCTTCATTATGCTTGCACTTGGACTGACAGGTTACTTATTGCCTTGGGATATGAAAGCCCTTTTCGCTACAAAAGTAACAATCCAGATCGTAGAATCAACTCCGCTGATTGGAGAATATCTGAAAATACTTATTGCCGGACATTCTGATATTGTCGGCGCTCAGACGATCACCCGATTCTTTGCCATCCATGTATTCTTCTTACCGGCTGCACTATTCGGGTTAATGGCTGCCCACTTTATTATGATTCGTAAACAGGGTATTTCAGGACCGTTGTAA
- a CDS encoding tetratricopeptide repeat protein, translated as MDKVNKIITLLENGHHEEALESYQLILLDGSHEERFLLAEELFQYGFLEESKALYERLLEAYPEEGELLVLLAETHIDLGNEEEAILVLERINEHDPSFPQSLLLLADLYQMDGLFEVSEQKLLKAKEILPEEVIVDFALGELYAEQGRFLEAKRIYENVLGKEEVIAGINVNQRMADILSAGGAFEEALPYYEKALADKLEINTLFSYAFTALQAGFNRTAIEKLTELKDLDPEYHSLYLYLAQAYEREEEAGKGLEAVKEGIKLDEFNKELFFYGGKLALKNGNEKEAEDMFRQALALDPEYVQAAIYLNRLLLQHERYEDVIEITDILNELEEPQLIWDSAVAFQHTEEYSEALNKYQLAYTFFKQQPDFLSDYGYFLAEEGKREEAAEIFNTLIKLEPGNEEYLDVLERLTDDFLD; from the coding sequence ATGGATAAAGTAAATAAAATCATTACTCTTTTAGAAAACGGTCATCACGAAGAAGCATTGGAGAGCTATCAGCTAATACTGCTGGATGGTTCACATGAAGAAAGGTTCCTGCTGGCAGAAGAACTGTTCCAGTATGGGTTCCTTGAAGAATCAAAAGCATTATATGAACGTCTTCTGGAAGCATATCCGGAAGAAGGGGAACTGCTCGTTCTGTTAGCTGAAACACATATTGATCTGGGAAATGAAGAGGAAGCCATCCTCGTCCTTGAAAGAATAAATGAGCATGATCCAAGCTTTCCGCAGTCGCTTCTTCTATTAGCAGACCTTTATCAAATGGATGGTCTATTCGAAGTCAGCGAACAAAAGCTGCTGAAAGCAAAAGAAATATTGCCTGAAGAAGTAATTGTAGATTTTGCTTTGGGAGAACTTTATGCAGAGCAGGGAAGATTCCTGGAAGCAAAGCGGATTTACGAAAATGTTCTCGGTAAAGAGGAAGTCATTGCGGGGATAAATGTAAATCAGAGAATGGCGGATATTCTCAGCGCAGGAGGAGCATTTGAAGAAGCCCTTCCATATTACGAAAAAGCGCTTGCTGATAAACTGGAGATTAATACCCTTTTCAGCTATGCTTTTACAGCGCTGCAAGCGGGCTTTAACCGTACAGCAATTGAAAAGTTGACAGAACTGAAGGATCTGGACCCCGAGTATCATTCACTGTATTTATATCTTGCCCAGGCATATGAGAGGGAGGAAGAGGCTGGAAAAGGCCTTGAAGCGGTAAAGGAAGGCATTAAACTGGACGAATTTAATAAAGAACTATTTTTCTATGGCGGTAAGCTTGCCCTGAAAAATGGCAATGAAAAAGAAGCTGAAGATATGTTCAGACAGGCTCTTGCACTGGATCCCGAATATGTCCAGGCAGCCATTTATTTAAATAGACTGCTTCTGCAGCACGAAAGATATGAAGATGTAATCGAGATCACTGATATTTTGAACGAGCTTGAAGAGCCGCAGCTTATATGGGATTCAGCTGTTGCCTTTCAGCATACTGAAGAATATTCAGAGGCATTAAACAAATACCAGCTTGCATATACTTTCTTTAAACAGCAGCCTGATTTTCTTTCAGATTACGGATATTTTTTAGCAGAGGAAGGAAAAAGGGAAGAGGCTGCCGAAATTTTTAATACATTAATCAAACTGGAGCCAGGCAATGAAGAGTACCTCGATGTTCTGGAAAGACTTACTGATGATTTTCTTGATTAA
- a CDS encoding menaquinol-cytochrome c reductase cytochrome b/c subunit, protein MHRGKGMKFVGDSRVPAERKPNIPKDYSEYPGKTEAFWPNFLLKEWMVGAVFLIGFLCLTIAHEPPLEKIADPSDTAYIPLPDWYFLFLYQLLKYSYASGPYNAIGAFIIPGLAFGALLLAPFIDRGPERRPSKRPLATGFMLLALAGITFLTWESVAHHDWEAAAQQGKIVAEVEFDKEDEGYKIFEANGCISCHGGDLQGGAGSPALVDTGLTPEEVADIAKNGKGAMPPGMFKGTDEELQKLAEFISGLESK, encoded by the coding sequence ATGCATCGTGGTAAAGGTATGAAATTCGTAGGTGACTCTCGTGTTCCTGCAGAACGCAAACCGAATATCCCGAAAGACTATTCGGAATATCCAGGAAAAACAGAAGCATTCTGGCCAAACTTCCTGTTAAAGGAATGGATGGTAGGGGCTGTATTCCTTATCGGTTTCCTATGCTTGACAATTGCGCATGAGCCGCCATTAGAAAAAATTGCTGATCCTAGTGATACAGCTTATATCCCGCTGCCAGACTGGTACTTCCTGTTCTTGTACCAGCTTCTGAAATACAGCTATGCTTCAGGACCTTATAATGCAATCGGTGCTTTCATTATACCGGGTCTTGCATTTGGAGCTTTGCTGCTTGCGCCATTCATTGACCGCGGACCTGAACGCCGCCCATCCAAGCGTCCTTTAGCAACTGGCTTCATGCTATTGGCTCTTGCCGGCATCACTTTCTTGACTTGGGAGTCTGTTGCACACCATGACTGGGAAGCTGCTGCACAGCAAGGTAAGATTGTAGCTGAAGTAGAATTTGATAAAGAGGACGAAGGCTACAAGATTTTTGAAGCGAACGGCTGTATTTCCTGCCATGGAGGAGATCTTCAGGGTGGAGCAGGTTCACCTGCACTTGTTGATACTGGATTAACACCTGAAGAAGTTGCTGACATTGCTAAAAACGGTAAAGGCGCCATGCCTCCGGGAATGTTCAAAGGCACTGATGAAGAACTTCAAAAGCTTGCTGAGTTTATTTCTGGCCTTGAAAGCAAATAA
- a CDS encoding ReoY family proteolytic degradation factor, translated as MATPVSVNEKKDFIRWFLNHYQLKRRECVWILNYLMSHDQLMEKVHFVEQAQYCPRGLIMSAHCVDEVPFRFYKENVMTTDAEKSFHDIRLNRDEEIYIQLNFHASNKAHQYAAVMEENPFMPKTLQINEKDRLIAERFLTESLEKFRREKLLELIDEALDKQDKKAFNILTQQLNKLETT; from the coding sequence ATGGCGACCCCTGTATCTGTCAACGAGAAGAAAGATTTTATCCGCTGGTTTTTAAACCATTATCAGCTCAAAAGAAGAGAATGCGTATGGATTCTCAATTATTTGATGAGCCATGACCAGCTTATGGAGAAGGTGCATTTTGTGGAACAGGCACAGTATTGTCCAAGAGGCCTGATCATGTCCGCCCACTGTGTGGATGAAGTTCCTTTCCGTTTTTATAAAGAGAATGTAATGACTACAGATGCGGAGAAGTCCTTCCATGATATCCGCTTAAACAGGGATGAAGAGATTTACATTCAGCTTAATTTCCATGCTTCCAACAAGGCCCATCAGTATGCAGCTGTCATGGAGGAAAATCCCTTTATGCCTAAAACACTTCAGATTAATGAAAAGGACCGGCTGATCGCGGAAAGGTTCCTGACAGAAAGCCTGGAGAAGTTCAGAAGAGAAAAACTTCTTGAGCTGATTGATGAAGCACTGGATAAGCAGGATAAAAAAGCTTTTAACATTTTGACTCAGCAGCTGAATAAATTAGAAACAACCTAA
- a CDS encoding YpiF family protein produces MKWVSQDIEMFLKEKQYVDTAVLPLLPVSFGDDIKQSVAMTEFISLLSVQLERQFRGRLIMLPGYAYLKSAGEESLLSGLSEWEAELKAQGFKHIFLLTSDSMWKSLEDRLEGGLIWLPSLPLEHMDENYRNSILDDQVKQLLNLFVQKWQNGE; encoded by the coding sequence ATGAAATGGGTATCACAGGATATCGAAATGTTCCTTAAAGAAAAGCAATATGTAGACACTGCAGTTCTGCCGCTCCTTCCAGTATCATTTGGTGATGATATTAAACAGTCTGTAGCCATGACAGAATTTATATCGCTTCTAAGTGTCCAGCTTGAACGGCAATTCAGAGGCCGTCTGATCATGCTTCCTGGCTATGCCTATCTGAAATCAGCAGGGGAAGAAAGCCTGCTCAGCGGCTTGAGTGAATGGGAAGCAGAATTGAAGGCACAGGGATTTAAGCACATATTCCTTCTAACTTCAGATAGCATGTGGAAATCCCTTGAAGACCGCTTGGAAGGAGGTTTGATTTGGCTGCCATCCCTGCCTCTTGAGCATATGGATGAAAACTATCGAAATTCCATTCTGGATGACCAGGTGAAGCAGCTGTTGAATTTATTCGTGCAAAAGTGGCAAAATGGTGAATAG
- a CDS encoding DUF1405 domain-containing protein yields the protein MKWIYPLLGSRAMLILLLVINTAGTIYGYVWYKWQLVDTPPIFLPFVPDSPTASLFFMFVLIAFLLGKNWPLFEALAIVTLIKYGIWAVVMNLLVFQVTGELDPVALMLIFSHGAMAVQGVLYAPFYRFKLWHLVLTAIWTLHNDVIDYVFFMLPRYPILNLYTPQIGYFTFWLSIFSLGTAYYFVLRKNRFSLDIVK from the coding sequence ATGAAATGGATCTATCCTTTATTAGGCAGCAGAGCTATGCTGATACTGCTACTGGTCATTAACACGGCAGGCACAATTTATGGGTATGTATGGTATAAGTGGCAGCTTGTCGATACACCGCCGATTTTTTTGCCTTTCGTACCGGACAGTCCTACAGCGAGCCTGTTTTTTATGTTTGTGCTTATCGCCTTTCTATTGGGCAAAAATTGGCCGCTGTTTGAAGCGCTAGCTATTGTAACCCTTATTAAATACGGAATATGGGCTGTGGTTATGAATTTGCTCGTTTTTCAGGTGACAGGTGAATTGGATCCTGTAGCGCTCATGCTGATCTTCTCGCATGGTGCAATGGCAGTCCAGGGTGTTTTGTATGCACCATTCTACCGTTTTAAACTATGGCATCTAGTTTTAACAGCAATTTGGACTCTTCATAATGATGTAATTGATTATGTCTTTTTCATGCTGCCGCGCTACCCTATTTTAAATCTTTACACACCGCAAATTGGCTACTTTACATTTTGGCTCAGTATTTTTTCCTTAGGAACCGCTTATTACTTCGTCTTAAGAAAGAATCGGTTTAGTCTGGATATAGTGAAATAG
- the ypjB gene encoding sporulation protein YpjB translates to MRRKVIAFLFIIMLLPGMVSADKTTQIDKLDQLSNEALQMVKLHRYEDAKKLLEYFSEQFVAVNGKERPFTMDELRIITVSHDDAVQAAVNTSMSHEERLNHATKFRLVMDAISSKYQPLWTEMEKPIMTVFGEVKEAAYRGNNENFHSHLNSFLSLYEVIYPSLKIDVDAEKVQKLNARINFIDHYRPQVLSQQASQQELAALENDLQTIFDEMTEDETDPSLWWVIISTGSIIIITLSYVGWRKYKGDRARQKNRS, encoded by the coding sequence ATGAGGCGAAAAGTAATCGCATTCTTATTCATTATTATGTTATTGCCTGGAATGGTGTCTGCGGATAAGACAACACAAATAGATAAATTAGATCAATTATCTAATGAAGCCTTACAGATGGTTAAGCTTCATAGGTATGAGGATGCCAAGAAGCTTTTGGAGTATTTTTCCGAGCAATTTGTTGCTGTGAATGGCAAGGAAAGGCCATTTACAATGGACGAACTCCGGATTATTACAGTCTCTCATGATGATGCTGTACAAGCTGCTGTCAATACATCAATGAGCCATGAAGAACGGCTGAATCATGCAACAAAGTTCCGCCTGGTTATGGATGCAATCTCCTCAAAGTATCAGCCTTTGTGGACCGAAATGGAGAAGCCGATTATGACTGTATTTGGAGAAGTTAAGGAAGCGGCATACAGAGGCAATAACGAGAACTTTCATTCACATTTGAATTCCTTTTTGTCTTTATATGAGGTTATTTATCCCAGTTTAAAAATTGATGTTGATGCCGAAAAGGTACAAAAACTGAACGCACGCATTAATTTTATCGATCATTATCGGCCGCAGGTGCTTTCTCAGCAGGCAAGTCAGCAGGAGCTGGCGGCATTGGAAAATGATCTGCAGACAATCTTTGATGAAATGACAGAAGATGAAACGGACCCATCCCTTTGGTGGGTAATCATTTCAACCGGGAGTATTATCATCATTACATTATCTTACGTAGGCTGGAGAAAATATAAGGGAGACAGGGCAAGACAAAAAAACAGATCGTGA